In the Corynebacterium kroppenstedtii genome, one interval contains:
- the dhaK gene encoding dihydroxyacetone kinase subunit DhaK, with the protein MKKLINDPHDVVTESIEGVGLVHPELVTVNPDPLFVTRSSHNAKEQGKVGVISGGGSGHEPLHAGFVGTGMLDAAVPGAVFTSPTPDPILEVAKSADKGAGVVFVVKNYTGDVLNFDTAADLADMEDIEVRQVIVNDDVAVEDSTFTAGRRGVAGTFLVEKITGAAAERGLSLDEVERIAHSAIHNVRSMGVALTSCTVPHVGEPSFDLDDSEIELGVGIHGEPGRHRVPMSSANEITDQLLDPIVADLELKKSDRVIALVNGMGGTPLSELYIVFRRVAQRLSDLGVALERSDVGNFVTSLEMQGVSVTLLRVDDELLSLYDDPAETPAFVKK; encoded by the coding sequence ATGAAGAAATTAATCAACGACCCGCATGACGTCGTCACGGAGAGCATCGAGGGGGTGGGCTTGGTACACCCAGAGCTCGTCACGGTCAATCCTGACCCGCTGTTTGTCACCCGAAGCTCTCACAATGCCAAGGAACAAGGCAAAGTGGGCGTCATTTCGGGTGGCGGCTCCGGACACGAGCCTCTCCATGCGGGGTTCGTCGGCACTGGGATGCTCGACGCCGCCGTTCCTGGCGCCGTGTTCACGTCACCAACGCCCGACCCGATCCTCGAAGTGGCAAAGAGCGCCGATAAGGGTGCAGGCGTGGTGTTCGTCGTTAAGAATTACACCGGGGACGTGCTCAATTTCGATACCGCTGCTGACCTTGCCGATATGGAGGACATCGAGGTTCGGCAGGTCATCGTGAACGACGATGTCGCCGTTGAGGATTCAACTTTTACCGCTGGCCGACGTGGCGTTGCCGGCACTTTCTTGGTCGAGAAGATCACCGGGGCCGCGGCGGAACGCGGATTGTCTCTCGACGAGGTCGAACGCATCGCGCACAGTGCCATTCATAACGTGCGGTCGATGGGTGTGGCATTGACGTCGTGCACCGTTCCTCACGTGGGGGAGCCGTCCTTTGACCTCGACGACAGCGAGATTGAACTGGGCGTGGGCATTCACGGCGAGCCTGGCCGACATCGCGTCCCCATGAGTAGTGCGAATGAGATCACGGATCAGCTGCTCGACCCCATTGTTGCGGATCTGGAGCTGAAGAAGTCCGACCGCGTTATTGCCCTGGTCAACGGAATGGGCGGCACGCCGTTGTCCGAGTTGTACATCGTTTTCCGACGGGTGGCGCAGCGGCTATCGGACCTCGGTGTTGCTCTCGAGCGGTCCGACGTCGGGAACTTCGTCACCAGCCTGGAAATGCAGGGTGTGTCCGTCACGCTGCTCCGCGTCGATGATGAACTGCTCTCCCTGTACGACGATCCCGCCGAGACGCCGGCATTTGTCAAGAAATAA
- the dhaL gene encoding dihydroxyacetone kinase subunit DhaL, with product MSDLDKAWAERWIRGCATTASEHREELIDLDRAIGDADHGENVDRGFQAVVKKLDEDQPQDIAGVFKLTAKTLMSTVGGASGPLLGTAFMYAARAVSGDGLDADGVASVVESAVGGVEKRGKAEEGEKTMVDAWAPAARAARSAADDGKDPAEVLQAAARAADEGAEATVEMTATKGRASYLGERSVGHKDPGAASSAYFLAEASKAVDV from the coding sequence ATGTCAGATTTGGATAAGGCGTGGGCTGAGCGCTGGATTCGCGGGTGCGCCACGACCGCTAGCGAGCACCGTGAAGAATTGATCGATTTGGACCGGGCTATTGGCGACGCTGACCACGGCGAAAATGTGGACCGTGGTTTCCAGGCTGTTGTGAAGAAGCTGGATGAGGACCAGCCTCAGGATATTGCGGGCGTTTTTAAGCTGACGGCCAAGACGCTGATGTCGACGGTCGGCGGGGCGTCCGGGCCGCTGCTGGGCACAGCATTCATGTACGCAGCGAGGGCCGTATCGGGTGACGGGCTTGACGCCGACGGTGTTGCCTCTGTGGTGGAGTCCGCAGTGGGTGGCGTCGAAAAGCGGGGTAAGGCAGAGGAGGGGGAGAAAACCATGGTTGATGCGTGGGCCCCGGCGGCGCGGGCAGCACGGTCTGCTGCCGATGATGGAAAGGATCCAGCCGAGGTGTTGCAGGCAGCTGCTCGTGCTGCGGATGAAGGTGCTGAGGCCACCGTCGAGATGACTGCTACCAAAGGGCGCGCTTCTTACCTGGGGGAACGCTCTGTGGGACACAAGGATCCCGGCGCTGCGAGCTCCGCGTATTTCCTCGCCGAGGCCTCCAAAGCCGTTGATGTGTAG
- the dhaM gene encoding dihydroxyacetone kinase phosphoryl donor subunit DhaM gives MSEVLQRLEEEARKPRKAAGDAAAAGDAAATAASTTTAGEDSAYSSANRATTEEPRPEEELTEGTMMTRNNDAASGTNDGSERPTTDAAPSNSASVDSASPDSERKQSPQVGVVVVSHSKRLADGLALLASQMARDVLIVPAGGLDASPQDKDNPDGGGIGTSYDAIEAAVNKVVDAGLACAIFTDLGSATMTVEMVVDMLDDEPVRFIDAPLVEATVAGAVAAQQGQDLDGVEREARRAISAFTSNSAGDDGDSASGGSSKSDSVATPSEDANGGSGNGDDADGARYSRRVKVADKTGLHARPAAKLAEMAADSEEGILVNDADADSALSVMSLGAECGEEVTVSGGQSEKTLIDSIADAIAAGLDE, from the coding sequence ATGAGCGAGGTGCTGCAGCGCCTCGAGGAGGAGGCTCGGAAACCGCGTAAGGCTGCTGGTGACGCGGCAGCTGCTGGTGACGCGGCAGCTACAGCGGCGTCAACCACGACTGCAGGCGAGGATTCTGCATATAGCTCTGCAAACAGAGCAACAACGGAGGAACCACGACCGGAGGAAGAACTTACGGAAGGAACGATGATGACACGCAATAACGACGCTGCATCTGGCACCAATGACGGTTCGGAACGCCCGACGACGGACGCTGCCCCGTCGAATTCTGCTTCGGTGGATTCAGCTTCGCCGGACTCTGAACGGAAACAATCGCCACAGGTCGGCGTCGTGGTGGTGTCTCATTCGAAGCGCTTGGCCGATGGTTTGGCGCTGCTGGCGTCGCAAATGGCTCGGGATGTGCTGATCGTTCCGGCGGGTGGTTTGGATGCCAGCCCGCAGGATAAGGACAACCCCGATGGTGGCGGTATCGGCACCTCGTATGACGCGATTGAGGCCGCTGTTAATAAGGTTGTCGACGCGGGTTTGGCCTGCGCTATTTTCACTGACCTGGGCTCTGCGACGATGACGGTGGAGATGGTTGTGGACATGCTCGACGACGAGCCTGTTCGGTTTATTGACGCCCCGCTTGTTGAGGCCACCGTTGCTGGAGCCGTCGCTGCCCAGCAGGGCCAGGATCTGGATGGTGTGGAGCGTGAGGCTCGACGTGCGATTTCTGCGTTCACGTCGAACAGCGCCGGCGATGATGGTGATTCGGCGAGCGGTGGTTCGTCGAAGAGCGATTCGGTGGCCACGCCGAGCGAGGATGCAAATGGTGGGAGCGGCAATGGCGACGACGCGGATGGGGCTCGGTATTCGCGGCGTGTGAAGGTCGCGGATAAGACCGGTCTGCACGCGCGCCCTGCCGCGAAGTTGGCGGAGATGGCTGCGGACTCAGAGGAAGGCATCTTGGTCAATGACGCGGATGCTGATTCGGCGTTGTCCGTGATGAGTTTGGGCGCCGAGTGTGGCGAGGAGGTTACTGTTTCGGGTGGTCAGTCTGAGAAAACATTGATTGATTCGATTGCCGATGCTATTGCGGCCGGCCTGGACGAGTAG
- a CDS encoding aminotransferase class I/II-fold pyridoxal phosphate-dependent enzyme yields the protein MSPQVTPSKINVEALTSSKADIEKAYNELKAKNLALDLTRGKPSAEQLDFGDELLGLPGTGNYTADDGTDCRNYGGLRGIVDIRKIYADLLGIPVDNIIAGDASSLNIMHDLIVWAYIFGTQDSPRPWKDEDTVKWICPVPGYDRHFSITEHLGFEMINVPMTDEGPDLDAIAELLKDPQVKGMWTVPVFGNPTGISYSRETCEKLAALDAAAPDFRIVWDNAYAVHTLTDDFPEPINVLKLAEKAGHPNRFWFMTSTSKITFAGSGVSFFASSASNLDWYASHAGIRGIGPNKINQLAHAKYFHDAEGVKAIMRKHATSLAPKFAAVDKVLHERLDDYNVATWTEPKGGYFISLDVPDGTASRVVELAKEAGIKLTEAGSSFPLHKDPDNRNIRLAPSLPPIEQVEEAMDGVATCVLLAAAEAAEK from the coding sequence ATGTCACCGCAGGTCACACCGTCGAAAATCAACGTCGAAGCCCTCACCAGCTCCAAAGCCGACATCGAGAAGGCATACAACGAACTCAAGGCCAAGAACCTCGCGCTGGACCTGACCCGCGGCAAGCCATCCGCTGAACAACTGGACTTTGGCGACGAACTGCTCGGCCTTCCCGGCACGGGCAACTACACCGCCGACGACGGCACCGATTGCCGCAACTATGGTGGCCTGCGCGGCATCGTCGATATTCGGAAAATCTACGCTGACCTGCTGGGAATCCCCGTCGACAACATCATCGCGGGGGATGCTTCCAGCCTGAACATCATGCACGATCTGATCGTGTGGGCGTATATCTTCGGCACTCAAGATTCGCCGCGGCCGTGGAAAGACGAAGACACCGTTAAGTGGATCTGCCCGGTCCCGGGGTATGACCGTCACTTCTCCATCACCGAGCACCTCGGATTCGAGATGATCAATGTCCCGATGACGGATGAGGGGCCCGACCTCGACGCCATCGCCGAACTTCTCAAAGACCCGCAGGTCAAAGGCATGTGGACTGTGCCCGTATTCGGCAATCCGACGGGCATTAGCTACTCGCGGGAAACGTGTGAAAAGCTTGCGGCGCTCGATGCGGCCGCACCCGATTTCCGTATCGTGTGGGACAACGCCTACGCCGTCCACACCCTCACCGACGACTTCCCCGAGCCCATCAACGTTCTGAAGCTCGCCGAGAAAGCCGGGCACCCGAACCGTTTCTGGTTCATGACGTCCACGTCCAAAATCACCTTCGCCGGGTCGGGCGTGAGCTTCTTCGCCTCGTCGGCAAGCAACCTGGACTGGTACGCCAGCCACGCTGGGATCCGCGGCATCGGGCCGAACAAGATCAACCAGCTGGCCCACGCGAAGTACTTCCACGATGCCGAGGGTGTCAAGGCCATCATGCGGAAACACGCCACGTCGCTGGCGCCGAAATTCGCCGCCGTCGACAAGGTGCTCCACGAGCGGCTCGACGACTACAACGTTGCCACGTGGACAGAGCCAAAGGGTGGGTACTTCATCAGCCTCGACGTGCCCGACGGCACCGCGTCACGCGTCGTTGAGTTGGCCAAAGAGGCAGGTATTAAGCTCACCGAAGCTGGATCCAGCTTCCCGCTGCACAAGGACCCCGATAACCGCAACATCCGGCTCGCGCCTTCGCTTCCGCCCATTGAGCAGGTCGAAGAAGCCATGGATGGAGTGGCCACCTGTGTCCTCCTCGCAGCAGCTGAAGCCGCCGAGAAGTAG
- a CDS encoding suppressor of fused domain protein encodes MNLLETQTWLESILPGETHWTSIKASPDSPPFTVTSLLINDDGTAEPVDPANGNEEQPRGRHAKVTDDLWQILSCTADAARYSTGLTSPDGMDVRAELLAVGLARPGEMAQLVAAAATMLSEEGSGRLAQPGTFLPGLGAMVNPAFTTKHGLLVVPYIWPKGVPTVTEHPDLTTADGQPVNPTHPGRMTLIAQIIMLTEQEFLHGMTHGIDSLQTRLAEGGADLRDLRRASVI; translated from the coding sequence ATGAACCTACTGGAAACACAAACCTGGTTGGAATCCATCCTGCCTGGCGAAACGCACTGGACCAGCATCAAAGCCAGCCCAGATAGTCCACCTTTTACCGTGACCTCCCTCCTCATTAACGACGACGGAACGGCCGAACCCGTCGACCCCGCGAACGGTAATGAGGAGCAGCCGCGCGGCCGGCACGCAAAAGTGACCGATGACCTGTGGCAAATCCTCTCGTGTACGGCAGACGCGGCGCGATACTCCACCGGGCTGACCAGCCCAGACGGCATGGATGTGCGCGCCGAGCTGCTTGCAGTGGGCCTTGCCAGACCAGGCGAAATGGCGCAACTGGTCGCTGCAGCGGCCACCATGCTCAGCGAAGAAGGATCCGGACGCCTAGCCCAACCAGGAACATTCCTCCCAGGGCTGGGGGCCATGGTCAACCCCGCGTTCACCACGAAACACGGGCTACTCGTCGTCCCCTACATTTGGCCCAAAGGGGTTCCCACGGTCACCGAGCATCCCGACCTCACCACGGCCGACGGGCAACCGGTTAATCCCACGCACCCGGGGCGTATGACGCTGATCGCCCAGATCATCATGCTCACCGAACAGGAATTCCTCCACGGCATGACCCACGGGATCGACTCACTCCAGACTCGGCTGGCCGAAGGAGGGGCAGACCTCCGCGACCTTCGTCGCGCGAGCGTCATATAA
- a CDS encoding DNA polymerase III subunit gamma and tau produces MALYRKYRPATFADVVGQEHVTVPLSRALDAGRINHAYLFSGPRGCGKTSSARILARSLNCVHGPTSTPCGECESCRALAPGGPGSLDVTELDAASHRGVEDMRDLRDRAIYAPAESRYRVFIIDEAHMITKEGFNALLKIVEEPPEHLVFIFATTEPEKVLTTIKSRTHQYPFRLLAPNDMRGLLERICHEEKVQVEDSVYPLVIRAGGGSPRDSLSVLDQLLAGADDNGITYAHAAGVLGITDSALIDAAVESVANNDPAGLFTTINNVLDAGHDPRRFATDLVDRFRDLLVLQSIPDAFDQGLVDAPLDQRETLTDEAQSLGPATLTRCAAVVSDGLNELKGATSPRLLLEIMCARMVMPGAADGIEALSQRVEALESGQPAVSRSASDNDHRVGSTSSSAAEGGARAADNGAADSGAPGSDANATPPRAKGGGRIIWPRKNKKTETPTPQPSPSSETNPETPQEAKGSERQDTGDVKSLETQSPSAATPEKPAPPQDEAAASSQNEAAPSPESVDPRTMDRETLSKYLREQALQQERETRAREAEERMHRIEEKEGPAVVLPESERSADAQNTHADSARSDDTPTADSTATAAANASENSEASAGPETNGHEDQSTDTETNQHDQHTDAGAETDQADRDTTDHETGLTADDLRPQWTQIKQAVGKRSKVAQVMVSEAVILGVFRNHVVLGHHTGALAQRLNDQHINTSIVDAITDATGQEVTVEAVIGTDDAALQRWKDAHPDHPRSAVADKSAATATTDTETSADTSTSADADSGNGSAPGDFAGTTSPASPASPTSTLSDSARTALTAAAAWKKAQEQQQSNADETGQRQRDGHAHPRHNATPQSRNGQSRPTHTPPAGRRADSPQEFSDGSPLPPEPDDPDGYGPPPDDYYPAPGNTSAGTNGDATETSGGPGNASSNSDKGGSNTGGPTAEAPSSASTEYTQEEAEEEMVNATRDDPNYDHRSAKDIAMELLIKELGAQPL; encoded by the coding sequence GTGGCTCTTTACAGGAAGTACCGTCCCGCAACATTCGCCGACGTCGTCGGCCAAGAACACGTCACCGTGCCCCTTAGCCGAGCACTCGACGCCGGACGCATCAATCATGCGTACCTGTTCTCCGGACCCCGCGGCTGCGGTAAAACCTCCTCCGCCCGCATCCTCGCGCGCTCGCTCAACTGCGTGCACGGGCCCACATCGACCCCCTGCGGGGAATGCGAATCCTGCCGAGCACTTGCCCCCGGCGGCCCAGGCTCCCTCGACGTCACCGAACTCGACGCGGCCAGCCACCGCGGCGTCGAAGACATGCGAGACCTCCGCGACCGAGCCATCTACGCACCCGCCGAATCCCGGTACCGCGTGTTCATCATCGACGAAGCCCACATGATCACCAAAGAAGGCTTCAACGCGCTACTCAAAATCGTCGAAGAACCACCCGAACACCTCGTGTTCATCTTCGCGACCACCGAACCCGAAAAAGTCCTGACCACCATCAAGTCCAGGACGCACCAATACCCGTTCCGCCTCCTCGCACCCAACGACATGCGGGGCCTTTTGGAACGAATCTGCCACGAAGAAAAAGTCCAGGTCGAAGACTCCGTCTACCCGCTAGTCATCCGCGCCGGCGGCGGATCCCCCCGCGACTCGCTCTCCGTCCTCGACCAACTCCTCGCCGGAGCCGACGACAACGGCATCACCTACGCCCACGCCGCAGGCGTCCTCGGGATCACAGACAGCGCACTTATCGATGCCGCGGTCGAATCCGTGGCCAACAACGATCCGGCCGGGCTTTTCACCACGATTAACAACGTCCTCGACGCCGGACATGACCCGCGACGGTTTGCCACCGACCTCGTCGACCGCTTCCGCGACCTGCTCGTCCTCCAGTCCATACCCGACGCATTCGACCAAGGACTCGTCGACGCACCCCTCGACCAGCGCGAAACCCTCACCGACGAAGCACAATCCCTCGGGCCCGCCACGCTCACGCGATGCGCAGCCGTCGTCAGTGACGGACTGAACGAACTAAAAGGCGCCACCTCTCCGCGGCTGCTCCTCGAGATCATGTGCGCGCGGATGGTCATGCCCGGCGCGGCCGACGGTATAGAAGCACTGTCACAACGCGTTGAAGCGTTAGAAAGTGGCCAACCGGCGGTCAGCCGTTCTGCCAGCGACAATGATCATCGGGTTGGGAGCACGAGTTCTTCTGCTGCTGAGGGTGGTGCTCGAGCTGCTGATAACGGTGCTGCTGATAGTGGTGCCCCAGGATCTGATGCGAACGCGACTCCACCCCGGGCCAAAGGTGGTGGGCGAATCATTTGGCCGCGCAAGAATAAGAAAACTGAGACTCCGACGCCACAGCCCTCGCCATCCTCGGAAACGAACCCCGAAACGCCACAGGAAGCTAAGGGTTCGGAGCGTCAAGACACAGGCGATGTGAAGTCCCTGGAGACCCAAAGCCCTTCAGCGGCAACACCTGAAAAACCTGCACCGCCGCAGGATGAGGCCGCAGCATCGTCGCAAAATGAAGCTGCACCATCACCAGAGTCTGTGGATCCGCGGACGATGGATCGGGAAACTCTCTCTAAATACTTGCGTGAGCAGGCGTTACAACAAGAGAGAGAAACCCGCGCCCGCGAAGCCGAAGAGCGCATGCACAGGATCGAGGAGAAGGAAGGCCCCGCCGTCGTACTCCCCGAGAGCGAACGTTCCGCCGACGCGCAGAACACGCACGCCGACAGCGCACGTTCCGATGACACGCCCACGGCAGATTCCACGGCCACTGCAGCTGCCAACGCTAGTGAAAATTCCGAGGCCAGTGCAGGTCCCGAGACTAACGGCCACGAGGATCAATCGACCGATACCGAAACAAACCAGCATGACCAACACACCGATGCTGGGGCGGAAACGGATCAGGCCGACCGCGACACCACAGACCACGAAACCGGCCTCACTGCCGATGATCTCCGGCCACAATGGACACAGATCAAGCAGGCCGTCGGCAAGCGAAGCAAAGTCGCCCAGGTTATGGTCAGCGAAGCTGTCATTCTTGGGGTCTTCCGCAACCACGTCGTCCTTGGCCACCACACCGGGGCGCTCGCGCAAAGGCTCAATGACCAGCACATCAACACGTCCATCGTGGACGCAATCACAGATGCCACCGGGCAAGAAGTCACTGTTGAGGCGGTCATTGGTACCGACGACGCGGCCCTCCAACGATGGAAGGACGCTCACCCAGACCACCCTCGCTCAGCGGTAGCAGATAAATCCGCTGCTACCGCCACCACCGACACCGAAACCAGCGCCGACACTTCAACCAGCGCCGACGCCGACAGCGGGAACGGCTCCGCGCCCGGCGATTTCGCGGGAACCACGTCACCCGCATCACCGGCCTCGCCCACGTCTACCCTGTCCGATTCTGCTCGCACTGCATTAACAGCAGCGGCAGCATGGAAAAAAGCGCAGGAACAACAGCAGTCGAACGCCGACGAGACCGGCCAAAGGCAGCGCGATGGGCATGCCCACCCACGACACAACGCCACACCGCAATCACGGAACGGCCAGTCACGCCCAACGCACACGCCACCCGCGGGACGGCGAGCAGACTCACCGCAAGAATTCAGTGACGGATCGCCGCTGCCTCCCGAACCCGACGACCCCGATGGCTACGGCCCACCACCCGACGACTATTACCCTGCGCCGGGCAATACGTCCGCTGGCACCAACGGCGACGCCACCGAAACCAGCGGTGGCCCCGGCAACGCCAGCAGCAACTCCGACAAAGGTGGTTCCAACACGGGCGGACCGACTGCCGAAGCACCATCGTCGGCAAGCACCGAATACACGCAAGAAGAAGCCGAAGAAGAAATGGTCAACGCCACGCGCGACGACCCCAACTACGACCATCGCTCGGCTAAAGACATAGCCATGGAGCTCCTCATCAAGGAACTCGGTGCGCAACCGCTCTAG
- a CDS encoding YbaB/EbfC family nucleoid-associated protein translates to MAEPDFNEIMAQAQQMQEELQRVQGEIAQSEISGSAGNGLVKVTMKGTGEVTNVTIDKSVVDPDDVDTLQDLVLGALQDANTALQSYAQEKMGPFSEGLGGLGA, encoded by the coding sequence ATGGCAGAGCCCGACTTCAACGAAATCATGGCCCAAGCACAGCAAATGCAGGAAGAACTGCAACGCGTGCAAGGTGAAATCGCACAATCCGAAATCAGCGGCAGCGCAGGCAACGGCCTGGTCAAGGTCACCATGAAGGGTACCGGCGAGGTCACCAACGTCACCATCGACAAGTCCGTCGTAGACCCCGATGACGTCGACACTCTCCAAGACCTCGTCCTCGGAGCACTCCAGGACGCCAACACCGCGTTGCAGTCGTACGCGCAGGAAAAGATGGGCCCGTTCTCCGAAGGACTCGGAGGCCTCGGCGCCTAA
- a CDS encoding recombination mediator RecR: MFEGPLQDLIDEFSRLPGIGPKSAQRIAFHLLHTDPDDIDRLRAALTSVRDGITFCRICGNISRNDVCRICADPNRDATTICVIEEPKDIEVIEATGEYQGRYHVLGGALDPLANVGPKDLSITQLLQRIAGVLPDRETADSTPDEPSYEDAPTIKEVIIATDPNTEGEATSSYLARLLKDFPDLTTSRLASGMPIGGDLEYVDELTLSRALAGRLPL; this comes from the coding sequence TTGTTCGAAGGACCACTCCAAGACCTCATCGATGAGTTCTCACGCCTACCCGGAATCGGCCCCAAAAGCGCCCAACGCATAGCGTTTCACCTGCTCCACACCGACCCCGACGACATCGACCGACTCCGAGCAGCGCTCACCTCCGTCCGCGACGGCATCACCTTCTGCCGCATCTGCGGAAACATCTCCCGCAATGACGTCTGCCGCATCTGCGCCGACCCCAACCGCGACGCCACCACCATCTGCGTCATCGAAGAACCCAAAGACATCGAAGTCATCGAAGCCACCGGAGAATACCAAGGCCGCTACCACGTCCTCGGCGGCGCACTCGACCCCCTCGCCAACGTCGGCCCCAAAGACCTCTCCATCACACAGCTCCTCCAACGCATCGCTGGAGTCCTGCCCGACCGCGAAACCGCCGACTCCACCCCCGACGAACCCAGCTACGAAGACGCCCCCACCATCAAAGAAGTCATCATCGCCACCGACCCCAACACCGAAGGCGAAGCGACCAGCTCCTACCTCGCGCGGCTCCTCAAAGACTTCCCCGACCTCACTACCTCGCGACTCGCGTCCGGCATGCCCATCGGCGGGGATCTCGAGTACGTCGACGAACTCACGCTCTCACGCGCACTCGCCGGACGGCTCCCGCTCTAG
- a CDS encoding DoxX family protein, translated as MSSDKARWGLTTLYTVAGFGHFVTPKPFEEIVPTYAPGTARFWNYLSGAGELGTAALLAAPNNKANKYGGLISAALLLAVWPGNFESVRQRLDRPWTEQIGWIARLPLQLPMIHASWKIWKETAR; from the coding sequence ATGTCTTCTGATAAAGCCCGCTGGGGCCTCACCACCCTGTACACCGTCGCCGGATTCGGACACTTCGTCACACCCAAACCCTTCGAAGAAATCGTCCCCACCTACGCCCCCGGCACGGCACGATTCTGGAACTACCTCTCCGGCGCCGGCGAACTCGGCACCGCCGCCCTCCTCGCCGCGCCCAATAACAAAGCCAACAAATATGGCGGCCTCATTTCCGCTGCGCTGCTCCTTGCCGTATGGCCAGGCAATTTCGAGTCCGTCCGCCAACGCCTCGACCGGCCGTGGACAGAACAAATCGGATGGATAGCGCGCCTCCCACTACAATTACCCATGATCCATGCGTCGTGGAAGATCTGGAAAGAAACGGCCCGCTGA
- a CDS encoding NAD-dependent succinate-semialdehyde dehydrogenase: protein MSTFALENPSTGKTEDQFNRIDDADRDKILDQSTEAYKQWKETSLEERVNVLNKVADLYEERADELASYIGREMGKLTRWAQGEIQIVVNIYRWYAEHAYELMQDTELPRQGAIRTFVRHDPMGPILGIMPWNFPYYQVARWAAPNLLLGNTLVLKHASICPLSSQACQDLLEEAGLPKGVFINMYASGSQMDAFVADKRIKGVSLTGSEAAGAAVAKTAGENYKKSLLELGGNDPFIVLDDTNLDDVLDNFVKIRMYNTGQACNAPKRLIVMESFYDKVVAGLEERISKMTVGPWDDDKADIGPLSSIDARDGIVERLDKAAKDGKATIKVGGHALDRDGAYMEPTLLTDVDPASDVGCNEIFGPVAIVYPAKDADEAVHIANDYSDYGLSGSVWGSDLDKAWEVASQLKDGMTFVNESSVTEAGLPFGGVGRSGYGREMERWGVKEFANEHLFRISEGPNGGGLSPAM from the coding sequence ATGAGCACCTTTGCATTAGAAAATCCGAGTACAGGCAAGACAGAAGACCAATTTAACCGCATCGACGACGCTGACCGCGATAAAATCCTCGACCAATCCACCGAGGCCTACAAACAGTGGAAAGAAACCTCCCTTGAAGAGCGTGTCAACGTCCTCAACAAAGTAGCCGACCTCTACGAAGAGCGCGCCGATGAGCTAGCCAGCTACATCGGCCGCGAAATGGGCAAGCTCACGCGGTGGGCCCAAGGCGAGATACAAATCGTAGTCAACATTTATCGTTGGTACGCCGAGCACGCCTACGAGCTCATGCAAGACACCGAGCTCCCCCGCCAGGGTGCGATTCGCACCTTCGTACGGCACGACCCGATGGGGCCGATCCTGGGCATTATGCCGTGGAACTTCCCCTACTACCAGGTTGCACGGTGGGCTGCTCCGAACCTCCTGCTAGGAAACACCCTCGTGCTCAAGCACGCTTCCATCTGCCCACTGTCCTCCCAGGCGTGCCAAGACCTGCTCGAAGAGGCCGGGTTGCCCAAGGGCGTTTTCATCAACATGTACGCATCCGGTTCACAAATGGACGCCTTCGTCGCCGACAAGCGCATCAAGGGCGTATCACTCACCGGTTCTGAAGCAGCCGGTGCAGCCGTCGCGAAAACCGCTGGCGAAAACTACAAGAAGTCGCTACTCGAGTTGGGTGGTAATGACCCGTTCATCGTTCTTGACGACACCAACCTCGACGACGTCCTGGACAACTTCGTGAAAATCCGCATGTACAACACGGGCCAAGCGTGCAACGCCCCTAAGCGGCTGATTGTCATGGAATCCTTCTACGACAAAGTTGTCGCCGGCTTGGAAGAACGCATCAGCAAGATGACCGTCGGCCCGTGGGATGACGACAAGGCCGACATTGGCCCGCTATCCTCGATCGATGCCCGCGACGGCATCGTTGAGCGCCTGGACAAAGCCGCTAAGGACGGCAAGGCCACCATCAAGGTGGGTGGACACGCGCTGGATCGTGATGGCGCCTACATGGAGCCCACCCTTCTTACCGACGTTGACCCCGCGTCGGACGTCGGATGCAACGAGATATTCGGGCCGGTTGCGATTGTGTATCCGGCGAAGGATGCCGACGAGGCTGTCCACATCGCGAATGATTACTCCGACTACGGCCTGTCGGGCTCCGTCTGGGGCTCTGACCTGGACAAGGCTTGGGAAGTGGCCAGCCAGTTGAAGGACGGCATGACGTTTGTGAACGAATCATCCGTCACCGAAGCAGGGCTGCCATTCGGCGGTGTTGGCCGCTCTGGCTACGGCCGTGAGATGGAGCGGTGGGGTGTTAAGGAATTCGCAAACGAGCACCTCTTCCGCATCAGCGAAGGTCCCAACGGCGGAGGACTATCCCCAGCAATGTAG